The genomic interval CCGAGCCCGCTGTTGCGGCGCCGGGCCCGCGGGGTCCTCCGGCGCACGGAACGGCTGTTACGTTCCTAGAATTGCGGTGCCGGGTTGCCAGTCCCGAGTGACGGGTTAACGTCACAGGGTCGGCACCCGGGCCGACGTCACCGGTACCCCCGTCATCATGCCCATCGGCGCTGCCACCTGGTCGTTCACCGAGGACGACTTCGGGGCCATCACGATTACGCTCCAGCGGTTTCTCTACGACGCCAAGGCGCGCTGTGCGCTGCTCGTGGATCGCAGTGGCCAACTTGTTGCCACGGTGGGCGAGCCGCCCAACTTCGACGCGACGGCCTTCGCCACGCTCACGGCGGCGGACTTCAGCGCCAACGATCAGCTGGCGCGGCTCATCGGCGAGAGCGACTTCAACGTGCTCTTCCACCAGGGCGAGCGCGAGTCGATGTATCTGGCCGACATCGCGCGGCGGGTGATTCTCGTGGTGCTCTTCGACAACCGCACCACGCTGGGTCTCGTGCGGCTGCGCATGAAGGCCGCGGTGGACGAACTGACGAAGATTTTCGAGGGAGTGTTTGCGCGAGGCGGCGCGGCTCAGTCGGCGCCACCGGGATTCCTCGCCGGCGCCGAAGACGAGATCGACCGCCTCTTCCAGTAGAGGGCCGCGTCGATGTCGATGATCAACTACGCGTCGCGCGAGATCAACTGCAAGATCGTCTTCTACGGTCCCGGACTCGGCGGCAAGACCACCAATCTCGAATACGTGTACGGCAAGGTGTCGCCGAACACGCGCGGCAAGCTGATTTCGCTGGCCACGGAAACGGAACGCACGCTGTTCTTCGATTTCCTGCCGGTGGACTTGGGCACGATCCGCGGCTTCAAGACACGCTTCCACCTGTATACGGTGCCGGGGCAGGTGTACTACAACGCCAGCCGCAAGCTCATTCTCAAGGGCGTGGACGGGGTGGTGTTCGTGGCCGACTCGCAGGCCGAGCGCGCCGAGGCCAATCTCGAGTCCATGCAGAACCTGTATGACAACATGGCGGCGTATGGCTACGACCTGACGCGCATGCCCTTTGTCATCCAGTACAACAAGCGGGACCTGCCCAATGCGGCCCCGCTGGCCGAGCTGCAGGAGATGCTGAACCCCGGGTGGGAGGTCACGGACCCGACCCGGATGCGTCCAGCCCCTGATCCCTTCCGCCCGGGTGACTATCTTGTACACCAGCTGCCCACCGGCGAGTGGGTGGAGCGGGTTCCCCACTTCGAAGCCGTGGCCGTCACAGGCGACGGGGTCTTCGATACGCTCAAGGCCGTTTCCAAGCTGGTGCTGAAGACACTGGCGTAGCCCCCCTGCCGTGAATCTTCCGAACGCAATCACCGTGGGCCGCATCGCTCTCACCCCACTGATTGCGTGGCTGCCATTCGCCACGTCGTGGAGCGCGCGTCTGGCGGCGTTCGTGCTCTTCTTGATTGCGGCCATCACGGACTATTGGGACGGGCACCTGGCGCGCACGCGCAATCTGGTGACCGATCTGGGCCGGCTGCTGGACCCGCTGGCGGACAAGGCGCTGCTGGTGGCGACGCTGGTGCCGATGTACTTCCTGCAGCGGCATGAGGCGTTTGTGGTGCCGGTGGACAGCCCCGACGCGCCGCCCTTCCTGTTCCTCACGCCGATCGGTGAAGTGGCGCTGCCGCTGTGGATCGTGGTGGTGGTGCTGGGGCGCGAGCTGTTCATGACGGTGTTCCGCCAGATCGCGGCGCGGCGTGGTCTCGTGATCGCGGCGATTGGGCCGGCCAAGTGGAAGACGACGTTTCAGAGCATCTGGTTGGGAGCGGCGTACTTCTGGTTTTTTGCGCACACGCTGGCGGAACAGCAGTCGTGGCTCGGGGAGTCGGGGTTCCGGTTTTTTGCGTGGTTCAATGGGGGGGTCGGCGTGGTGAGTATGGTGGGGGCGGTCGCGCTGACGGTGTGGAGTCTGGTGTTGTATCTGCGGAGATACGGCTTTGTGGTCTTCGGGGGGAACCGCGGTCTGGGCTGAACAGCCACTGCGGTCGACTTGCCACTGCGGTCGGGGGGCTGCTACCGCAGTCGGAACCGCACCCGCGGTCTGGGCTACCGAAACGGCGGTTGTGGACAGCTACCGCGGTTTGGGACTGCTACCGCGGTTGGGGTCACACCGCAGTCGGGGTCGTCCGCCTGAGCTGTGGGTCGGGGTCGGGGTCCGGGTCGGGGTTGGGGTCGAGGTCCGGGTCGAGGTTTGGGTCGAGGCTGGGGCGAGCTCAACAATAGGTCCGAGGGATGAATGCCGCATCATGTGGCGGGAGCACCACACAAAGTTGCTCCCGAATGGTGTCAGGCGATGGGTGTTGCGAGCGAAGCAAAGTGCAGCGCGAGAATTGCACCGTCGGAATGGGAATTGCAGGTAGCGGAATACGGAAGCCGTCGGCCTGGCCCGTCTGCATGGCGACCAGCTTCCCCCTCCCTCCTCCCAGCCCCACACATGCGACGCATTCTCTCCCTCGCCGCACTCACACTGGCTTCGGCCGGTGCTGCCCACGCCCAGACGGTCACCATCAGCGGTGGCATTACGGGCAACCCCACGTCGGTCAGCTATGACCTTGGTTTGCAGCCAAGCAGCATCACGCGGTCTGGGGCCACGAATCGGGTCCTGGTGAGTGGCTCGACGGACTTCCACAGCGTGCACGTGACGGGCGGGAACCTGCGTCCCACGGCGATGGCCTGTGCCACCGGGTTCGACTGCCAGAACGGGTGGGGCAGTGTCATCCTCACGAACGGTGGCGCACGTGGCGCGCTCGAGCTGACCTACAGCGGCGGCCTCGCGAATGCGACGGGCTTCGACCTCTTCGTCTTCGAGAACGGCGACGCGAAAAATGGCTCCGAGCTGTTCTACACAAGCGTGTACAGCGGCGGCGCGTGGTCGGACATGCGGTACATTGCCGCGCAGTCGTACAAGGCGGGCTCGGGCTCGACGGGCTTCTTCAGCTTCATCGACTTCAGCCTCTTTGGCCTGGGCAGTGATGCGAGCATCGACGCGGTGCGCTTCACCGGTGGCCTGGCCGGCGACATGGGGACCTACGATGCCGCGACCAACTCGTGGATTGTAAACAGCAACTTCACGGGCAACGATGCCTTCACGGACTACGCAGGCAATGCGTTCGCGGCCGGCGACTATGACGCCGACATGCTGCTGGTTGGCGTGCTCTCGGGCCGCCACACGGCCGTGCCGGAGCCGGCATCGGCCGTGCTCGTGCTTGCCGGCCTCGCGGGCCTGGCCGCAGCGCGCCGTCGCCGGACGGCCTGAGCGGGCAGGGCACCACCTGGGATGACGCCGCAGCCGAAAGGCTGCGGCGTTTTCTGTTGCCCGATCGGGGCGTGCTGACCCGTGGCCACGCGGGACGTCGGGAGCCGTTTTCCCCATGCCGGCCTGAGCCGTTGGTCCGATGGATGAATCCCGCATCATTGTTCGGTGGACGCCACACGAAGTTGCTCTCGAGAGGCAGTTTTGTGATGCGCGCCACTGGAATTCCCCGCTGAGTATGACGTTCAGATTCCGGAACGATAATTGCGGCTTCATGAGGAGTTGCGCACGTCATGCAGGCCGTGTTCGGCTGGTACGTGACGCGACGATGCACTCCTCCTCCCTCCTCCTCCTCCTCCGCAGGTGTCATGAAGAAGACCCTCTCACTATTCGCAGGGCTCGCAATTGCGGCGAGCAGCGCGGCTGCGCAGACTAGCGTGACCGCAATCGACGGCACGCAAGGCTGGGCCCCGCTCAATCGTTTTGGTGGAGCAGAAGCGATCCGCGGCACGCAGGAGCTTTTCTATGCTCCGGGTGACTACGACCGTGGCACGGTTGATGGCGTTCTCCGCTTTTCCGGCGACCCCAACACCCCAAGTGGTCTGCGCCATCGGGTCGCGTTGCTCTCTAGCTCTGGTGGTTTCGGCCTGTTGTCCAACCTGTCGACGGTTGGCTTTGATTGGTATCGAGGAGTTTCGTCGACGACCGGAGCCGTTCAGTCGCCAGCACTCCGCCTATTTGTCGCGTCGTCAAACAGTACGGTCCTGAGTGAGTTGATCTGGGAGTATGCCTACAACGATCCTTCGGGCACGCAGACGGCGCCAGAAGGCGTATGGCAGACGCTTACCAACGACCTGAACACCGGCAAATGGTGGCGCTTCTCGGGTGGGCAGCAAGCGTGCAATAGCAGCCTGTATGTAACGCTCTCTTCGTGGAACTCATGCCTCGGGTCCGACGCGGTCGTTTATGGCATCAGTGTTGGCCTCGGGGGACTGCCCGACGCTGGAAGCTTTGACGGCGCGGTGGATCTTGTACGCCTGGGCTTCGCCGGTCAGGATGTACAGACCTGGGACTTTGGCCCGACGAGCACCGTCCCCGAGCCCGCCTCGGCTGCGCTGCTCCTGACCGGCCTCGCCGGTTTGGTTGCTGTTCGTCGTCGCCGCTCGGCCTGAGTTCAATTCGCCGTTTGTTTTCGGAATCCGCCGCAGCCACCGAGGCTGCGGCGGATTTTTCTTTCGACCCCGACCCCGACCCCGACCCCGACCCCGACCCCAACCCCGACCCCAACCCCGACCCACAGCCTGGGCGGACGACCCCGACTGCAGTGTGACCCCAACCGCGGTAGCTGTCCACAACTGCGGTAGCAGTCCACGACCGCCGTTTCGGTAGCCCAGACCGCGGGTGCGGTTCCGACTGCGGTAGCAGCGCCCCGACCGCAGTTGCAAGTCGACTGCAGTGGCCGTTCAACCCAGACTGCCTTCGACAAACGACTGCGGTACCTTTCCCCAATGAATCTCGAAATCGTCACCATCGGCGACGAGCTCCTGCTCGGCTTCACCATCGACACCAACGCCGCTCATCTCGCCCGCGAATTCGCCGCCCTCGGTGTGCGCATCGTGCGGCGCACCACCTGCGGCGACGACGCCGACGCCATCCGCGACGCCGTCCAGCAGGCCCTCGATCGCACCGGCGCCGTCATCACCACCGGCGGCCTGGGCCCCACGGCCGACGACCAGACCAAGCCCGCCATTGCGTCCATCTTTGGGCGCGGCATGGTCATGGACGAGACCATCCTCGCCAATCTCGAGGCCCGGTGGCTCAAGCGCTTCGGTCACGCGCTGCCCGACAGCAATCGGCAGCAGGCCCTCGTCCCCGAAGGCTGCACCATCCTCGAAAACCGCCACGGCTCGGCGCCCGGCATCTGGCTCGAGGACGCGCGCGGACGCTGGGTGGCCATGCTGCCCGGAGTTCCACGTGAAATGCGTGGCATGGTGGCCGACACCATGCTGCCGCGGCTGCGTGACCGTTTGCCGCAGCACGGCCCCGTGGTGCGCGCGCGCACCCTGCGCACGGCCAACATCGCGGAGTCGGCGCTGGCCGACCGCCTGGGCGAGCTCGCCCGCGGCGTGGATGGGCTGTCGCTGGCCTATCTGCCGGGCAACGACGGTGTCGACCTGCGTCTCACTTCGTACAACAAGCCCGCGATGGACACCGAGCGTGCGCTGCGCGCGGCGGCCGACAAGGTCCGCGAGAAAGTGGGCCGGTTTGTGTATGGCGAAGGCGACGACGATCTCGCAGCCCTCATGCTCGCCGATGCGGGCGCACGCGGCGATACGATGGCCGTGGCCGAGAGCTGCACCGGAGGCCTGTTGGGCATGCGTCTCACGGCCGTGCCGGGCTCGAGCCGCGTGTTTCTT from Gemmatimonas sp. UBA7669 carries:
- a CDS encoding roadblock/LC7 domain-containing protein: MPIGAATWSFTEDDFGAITITLQRFLYDAKARCALLVDRSGQLVATVGEPPNFDATAFATLTAADFSANDQLARLIGESDFNVLFHQGERESMYLADIARRVILVVLFDNRTTLGLVRLRMKAAVDELTKIFEGVFARGGAAQSAPPGFLAGAEDEIDRLFQ
- a CDS encoding GTP-binding protein, with the protein product MSMINYASREINCKIVFYGPGLGGKTTNLEYVYGKVSPNTRGKLISLATETERTLFFDFLPVDLGTIRGFKTRFHLYTVPGQVYYNASRKLILKGVDGVVFVADSQAERAEANLESMQNLYDNMAAYGYDLTRMPFVIQYNKRDLPNAAPLAELQEMLNPGWEVTDPTRMRPAPDPFRPGDYLVHQLPTGEWVERVPHFEAVAVTGDGVFDTLKAVSKLVLKTLA
- a CDS encoding CDP-alcohol phosphatidyltransferase family protein, producing MNLPNAITVGRIALTPLIAWLPFATSWSARLAAFVLFLIAAITDYWDGHLARTRNLVTDLGRLLDPLADKALLVATLVPMYFLQRHEAFVVPVDSPDAPPFLFLTPIGEVALPLWIVVVVLGRELFMTVFRQIAARRGLVIAAIGPAKWKTTFQSIWLGAAYFWFFAHTLAEQQSWLGESGFRFFAWFNGGVGVVSMVGAVALTVWSLVLYLRRYGFVVFGGNRGLG
- a CDS encoding VPLPA-CTERM sorting domain-containing protein, which gives rise to MRRILSLAALTLASAGAAHAQTVTISGGITGNPTSVSYDLGLQPSSITRSGATNRVLVSGSTDFHSVHVTGGNLRPTAMACATGFDCQNGWGSVILTNGGARGALELTYSGGLANATGFDLFVFENGDAKNGSELFYTSVYSGGAWSDMRYIAAQSYKAGSGSTGFFSFIDFSLFGLGSDASIDAVRFTGGLAGDMGTYDAATNSWIVNSNFTGNDAFTDYAGNAFAAGDYDADMLLVGVLSGRHTAVPEPASAVLVLAGLAGLAAARRRRTA
- a CDS encoding VPLPA-CTERM sorting domain-containing protein, whose protein sequence is MKKTLSLFAGLAIAASSAAAQTSVTAIDGTQGWAPLNRFGGAEAIRGTQELFYAPGDYDRGTVDGVLRFSGDPNTPSGLRHRVALLSSSGGFGLLSNLSTVGFDWYRGVSSTTGAVQSPALRLFVASSNSTVLSELIWEYAYNDPSGTQTAPEGVWQTLTNDLNTGKWWRFSGGQQACNSSLYVTLSSWNSCLGSDAVVYGISVGLGGLPDAGSFDGAVDLVRLGFAGQDVQTWDFGPTSTVPEPASAALLLTGLAGLVAVRRRRSA
- a CDS encoding competence/damage-inducible protein A, which codes for MNLEIVTIGDELLLGFTIDTNAAHLAREFAALGVRIVRRTTCGDDADAIRDAVQQALDRTGAVITTGGLGPTADDQTKPAIASIFGRGMVMDETILANLEARWLKRFGHALPDSNRQQALVPEGCTILENRHGSAPGIWLEDARGRWVAMLPGVPREMRGMVADTMLPRLRDRLPQHGPVVRARTLRTANIAESALADRLGELARGVDGLSLAYLPGNDGVDLRLTSYNKPAMDTERALRAAADKVREKVGRFVYGEGDDDLAALMLADAGARGDTMAVAESCTGGLLGMRLTAVPGSSRVFLGGTIAYANEVKTRELGVDAAVIESQGAVSEAVARAMATGARLRFGSTIGMGITGIAGPDGGSAEKPVGTVWVAVDLRGEVRAVRAILPGDRSEIRWRASQLALDRLRKLYARDEDATGWTARGN